DNA from Streptomyces luteogriseus:
GACGCCGCCGCGCTCGCCTGGGGCATCCTCCGGCACACCGAACGCCGGCTCGACGTCATCGCGCTGGCCCTGCAGACCGACTGGTCGCACGAGGACCAACTGCGCATCGCCCGCGACCGCGTCGGGCCGAGCTTCGCACGGCTCTACGGCCGCCCGGTGCGCTACCTGGAGATCCCCTACCACGCGATGTCCGCCCGCAGCACCCGGCTCGGCACGGAGCTGGACGGCGGCAACGGCTTCGACGAACGGGTCCTGCCGGCTCTCGAACGCCTCGTCGCCGCCCTGGACCGGCCGCACCCGGTCGCACCCACGCATGTGACCCTCGTCCACACCTCGCGCCACACGGTCTGGGCCGACTGGATCGAGGCCCAGCTGCGGGCGCTCGGCCTGAACGTCGTACGGCGGGCCTACGGCGGCCGGCGTCCCGAGCGCCCGGCCGACGACGCCGCCGTGCTGCTGCTCCAGCCGACCACGGTGCGCCCGGACGAACAGCGGGCACTGCGGGCCCTGTCCGATCCGGGGATCCGGATGGTGCTGATCGACGGCGAGACGTTGCCGCCCGGGTTCGCCCACCATCAGCAGATCGACCTGCGCCGCCACGACGAGCAGCGGGCCGCAGAACTGCTGCTGCGCGGGCTGTCGCTCCCCGTGCCGCGCCGTCTGCCGTGCTCCCCCCATCGCTTCCCCAGCGTCCCCAACTCCACCAACATCGCCGCCCGCAGCGTCACGTTCGTGGGCCGGGAAGCCCTGCTGGACGACATCCGCACCGCGTTGAACGGCCTCGCAGGCCAGGGCCGCCCCTGCCGGCTCCACGGCGCGCCCGGCGTCGGCAAGTCCGAAGCGCTGCTCGAGTTCTGCCACCGCTTCGGCGGCTCCTACGACGTCGTCTGGTGGCTGCGGGCCGACGCCCCCGAGAGCGTCCGGGCCTCGCTCGCCGCGCTCGGGGACGCCCTCGGCGAACCCACCGCCCAGGAACTCAGCGGCCACATCCGGGCGTTGCGCGCCCGGGCCGACGAGACCGGCAAGCGCTGGCTTCTGGTCTGCGACGAGCTCGACGACACGGCGACCCTGGACGAGGTGTCGGACCTGCTGCCGACACCGTCCGCCGACTGCCACATCCTGTTCGCCACACGCAGCGGGCCGGGCCCCGCACCGTCCGGCGCCGTTCAGATCCCGCCCTTCTCCCGGGGGGAGAGCGAGGCGTTGCTCCTGACGTTGCTGCCCGGGCTCAAGCCGTCCCACGCACGGGACGTCGTCCACCGGGTCGGTCCACTGCCGCTCGCCCTGCACCTGGCCGCCTGCTGGATCGGGGCCGAGGCCACCCGGGTCGGGGAGAGGGACAACCTGAGCGGGACCCAGGCCCGGCAAGCCGCCGTCGAGGCGTTCCTCGACGCCTTCACCGACCAGCAGCAGTCCTACGGCCCGGGCGCGCTGGCCGGGACACAGATCCTGCTGCGCATGGCCCGCTCCTCCGTCCGCTCCAGCGCGGCGGCCGAGGCGTGGTCCCACGAACCGGCCGGTGTCGCCGCGCTGAACTGGCTGATCGACGCCTGTGCGCTGATCACCGGCGCGGGGGTCGACCTGCGGATGCTGCGCTCCCGGCCCATGAGAGCGGCGCTGGCCCAGGCGGGACCGGACCACACCGTGGACGGCAGACCGGTCCGCCCGGCGGACGTCCTCCTCGTCGACGCCGCGCTGTGGGTCCTGCACCAGCACGGTCTGGTCGACTTCGACTTCGCCCGCCCCGGGCAGCCCGTGCGCCAGCACCGGGTGCTGCGGGATCTCATCGTGGCGGGACTGGGCGAGGAGCCGCGCATCGAGACCCAGTTGCGCGCGGCGCTCGGCGCCGACCTGCTCGGCATGGTCGACGGCCCCGCCCCTCCCGGCTCCGAGACCGTCGCCCGCCGCGGCAGACAGATCGAGGCGCTGCGGCTGTGGGAGGACACCCGCCCCTCGGTGCAGCAGGCGCTGTTGCGCCACCTGGCCGACCTCGTCCGCACGCAGGAGGAGGAAGCGCTCAAGGAGTGTCTGCGCGTGGGCCGGCTCGCCCTGCGGAGCTGGACCGAACACGACTCCCCGGAGCACCGGCGACTGCGCGCCCTGCTGTCCGACGCGCAGCACCTGCGCGGGGCGTACGCGGAATCCGGTGAGCTCGCCCTCGGCGTGCTGCGGGAGTACCGGGGCAACCTGGGCCTCACCCATCCGCGTTCCCTGCTGATGGCCGACAGCTACGCGGCGAACCTGGGCTCGGCGGGCCATGTCGCCGACGCGCTCGACGAGGCCCTGCACGTCGCCCGCGGCATGGTGAGGCTGCTCGGCCCGCGGCACGCCGGCACCGAGCGGGTCCACCGCAACCTGGCCTGGTGCTACGCCGCCGCAGGCGACTACACCGAGGGCATGCGGCTGTATCGCCAGGTCTACGAACAGCGCCGGGCCATCGGCGGCGACGACGACCCCGCCGTGAGGGACATGGTCCCCGGGCTGGCGGAGATGCACCGGCTGCTCGGCCAGGACGCGGAGTCGTACCAGTTGCTCAAGCACGGCTGGACACCGCGGAGCACGGCGCGGCCCGCGGTCAACCGGGTGCCGATCACGATCGTGGCGGAGAACGGGCTCGCCGTGAGCGAGCGCCGTCTGGGCGATCCCGACCGGGCCTGGGAACGCGACACGCGGGCCCTGGACATGGCCGTCAGTGTGCTGGGAGAGCAGCACATGATCACTCAACGGTGCCGGTTCAGTCTCGCCATCGACCACCATCTGCTGGGCGAGTCCGGACCGGCGGTGGAGTACGCCGAGCGCTGTCTGCACACGCTGGCGGGCCGCTACGGCCCCGAGCATCCGTCGACCCACCTGTGCCGTATGCGCCTCGGCGTCCATCTGCGCGGCGCGGGCCGGCCGGAGGAGGCCCGCGAGGCCGGCCGGACCGCGAGACGCGGCCTCGAGACGGTCCTCGGCGCCCGTCACCCCTGGACGCTGGCGTCCGCCATCGCCCTGGCGGGCACGCTGGTGGCGTGTGGAGCCGAGGAGGAGGCGGTGGAACTGGAGGAGAGCGCCCAGCGCGGCTACGACCACCTCGGCCTGAACCGGCACCCGGCCAGGGCGATCGCCGCCGGCAACCTCGCCATGACCCGTGCCGGGCAGCGGGGCGCGCAGGACAGCGGCGAACTTCCCCGGGTGCGCCGAGACATCGACGTGGAGCTGTTCGTGTGAACCACGGGCGCGGTGTCCCGCGTACGTCGTCTGCCAGAAGGAGTTGCACCCCGATGAACCCGGACGCCTCCGCGGCGGTGAGCGAGCCCCGGCTCCTGAGCGTGCCGCAAGTCAGCCAGAGCTACGGGCACCTGAGCAAGGAGTGCCGTGCCGCGGTCGCGGCCTGCCCGGAGATCCGGTCCATGACCCACGTCGTCCGCAACACCGTCGTCTTCGCCGTCCGCGAGGCGGAGGCCGAGCCGTTCCCCGGAGGGCTGTCCTGGGAGGACGAGGCCGACGCCGAGGGCCGGCCGGGGCGGCGGCTGGTCCGCTGGGTCCTGGAGACGGAGGAGGCGATGCGACGGCTCGACGTCGGCGACCTGATGCGGACCCTCGTCGTCACGCCGGAGGGCGGCATGCAGTGCTCTCGTCTGCATTCCGCCCAGTACCTGGTGGGCATCAGCGCGTCGGAGCCCGGCTGCGATGCCATGGACGACACGATGAACCGGCTGGTCACCAAGATCAGGGCCGAGCGGCTCATGGTCGACGAACTGCCCGGCGGCCGCGCGGGGGAGGTGAAGGAGCCGTTCGTCCAGGGGAGTTCGCTGTCCATGCACGTCCTCACCCGCGACATGCAGGAGGCGCAGCGGCTGCGGAGCATATGGCACCGCCATCTCAACCCGGGCGACCTGCACTACGCGGCCTACTACCGCGACTGGTCGCTGGTGTGCTCCGGCGACGCCTTCGAGCACCAGGAGCTGGAGGACTCCTTCGCGGTCGTCTCGGTCGCGGCCCGCCGGGCGATATACCGCGACATGGTCAGCCGCCTGCGTGAGGAACTGACGGGTCTTTCGGCCATTCTCGCCCCGGTCACCCGTGCCCCGATCCGGCGCCTCGTCCTCGACGTCGTGGACGGGGCCTTCTACATGCACTGGCTGGGCGACGCGGAGGGCGACTTCGTCGTGGGGGTCACGTTCCGCCAGCCCCGGGTGGGCGTGGCGGAGGAACGCCTGCGCGATCTCATCGCAGAGGTGCGCGTCCGCCACTGACCGCGTCGCCCAGCTCGCGCAGCACCCGGTCGGCGAGCTGGGCGAGCCTGTCCTGCGCCCTCTCACCCGGCTCCGTCGCCGTGGCGGGCAGGCCGCTCAGCGGGTCGGCGCCGCCCCGGTCCAGGCGGGGCAGCGACTCCAGCGAGATCTCGAAGCCTCGGCAGATGGCGAACAGTTCGCCCTGGTCGCGTGCGACGGGCTCGGTGTCGCTGCCGGACGCGTCGGTCTCCCACCAGCCGACGACCGCCTCGCGGAACGCCCCGAGCAGTCTGCGGGCCAGTACGACCGCTCCCATGCTCCGCAGGGCGGAGTCGTCGACGAGCAGCCGGCGCGGGCGTGGGGGGCGGCCGGCGGCGGTCCGGGCGAGGGGCACGAGGCTGAGCCGTGGCCCCTCCCCCTCCTCGAGCAGCCGGTCCAGCGCCTCCTGGGTTTCCCGGAAAGGCGCCCGCACCGGCTCCGGCAGCCGCTGCCCCAGGGAACCGGCCGTCGGCGGCGGGGCGACGACACGCGGGTTGTCGAGACTGTGGTCGATGCTGTCGACGCGTTCCAGGAGGGTCTTCTGCTGCCCTTGGATCACGTCCAGCCGGTGGGACAGCTTCTCCAGCACGGTGTTGTCCTGGCTCGCCCGCAGCCGCTCGGCGAGGCTCTGGACACCGCTGCGCAGGGCGATGTCGAAGCGGGGGTCGTCGAGCACCAGGGGCATGGTCCCGGTGGCGTCGGCGACCTGTCGGCGCATCTGCCTGCAGGCGTGGCCGTTGACCACGACCAGCATCTCGATACTCGTCGCCCCCGCGACGTCGCGCGCGTGGCCGAGGAAGCCCGCGATGTCACCCACGGCGGAGCGGGTCAGCAGCGAACGCACCGGCAGCAGGACGATCCAGGCCGTGCGGGTGACCTCGATCCAGCGGGGTTCGCCCGAGCCCGGTGGCCCCGGCAGGTCTCCCAGGTCACGCGGCGGCACGTTGTGCCACCACTGGTCGCCGGCGAGTACGCGTTCCAGCCGGCGTGCCGCCTCGCTCATCGGCCGCTTCTCGTGGGTGGTCCGGATCGCCTCGTGCACGGCCTCGATGTCGATCCTCGGACCGCCGCCGAGCGCGGCATGGTCCCAGGCTCCTTCGCAGATCCGCAGGATCTGCCGGGGGACCCCGTCGGAGAGGGTCACGACCTGGGTCACGGCGGGGTCGGTGAACGGCGCGCAGGTCTTGTCCTGCGGCACGCGGCCCGAGCCGAGCAGGTGCTGTTTGATCAGGTCCTCGGTCGCGGGGCGCTCCCAGCTGTCGAGCCACAGCGGCAGCACCCGCTCGTGCAGGGATGCGGGAAGTGAGCTCCAGAGGTCGGGCCGGACACAGAAGACCAGCAGACCGCCCTGGTTGACATACCGGTTGACCAGCATCTCGAAGGCGTTGAGGAACAACGCCCGGTCCTGCGCCGTCCATTCGGCGATCTTGTCGACCTCGTCCAGCACCAGCGCGTACGGCCGGTCGCTCTGGCCGTAGACGAGGCTGAACACCGCGAACGCTTCGAGGACGCCCTGGATGCCCTGGATCGGCTGGGTGACGCCCCGCTGCTGGAGGGGAGCCGAGGGGGCCTCGCCGGACAGCCAGCGGAAGATGTCCGTCTGGTAGACCTGGTTGGGGAGCAGGGCGAGTGCGGTGGCGAAGGCCCGGTGGTCGGTGACGCCCCGCAGATGCCGGCGGAGGTGGCTGTGGATGAGCTCCTCGTCGAGGTCGAAGGCCCGCGCGATCTTGTGCGGGTCCAGCCGCCGGTCCCTGAGGCCGCTCAAAAACTCGTCGCGGGCGCCTCCCAGCCGGCCCGTCTCGTCCTGTTCCAGCAGTTCCGCCGTGACGTCCGCGTAGTAGTCGGTGATGGCCTGCATGAAGTCGGCCATGGCTTCGAGGTCGTCGCGGGGGCTCATGACGCGGTGCTGGAAGACGGACCGCATGTCCACCGAGGGCTGACCGATCACCCACAGCGCGGGCGTCGGGGTGCTCTGCCTCAGGACGTCCGTGACCTGGGCGGCGAGGTGGCTCTTGCCGAGGCCGAACTCGCCGACCAGGGCGAGGACACGGCCCCTGGTCGAGGAGTCCCCGGTGTGCCGGAGGTAGCGCTGTACCTGTTCCATGAGCTGTTCGTTGATGCGCCTGCGCACATGGATGGGCGGACGCGGGGGGCCGGTACCGACCTGGGTGGTGTCGCCGAATCCCTCCAACTGGACGCTCGTACTGCCTCGGAAGGGGTTCTCCCCCGCGACCGGGAAGGCGTCAGGGCTCATCTCGTCGGTCCTCTTCGTCGTCAGGAAGCTCATTCGGTTCAAGACCGGCCGTCTCGGATGGGTCTTCCTCGGGGGCGTCCGGTTCCGACGGGCCCCCTCTGAGGAAGTCGTCCGGCTTCGGTTCCTCCTCGGCGAACCGGAGAACTATGCGACTTCGCCGCAAGTAGGCCTCGTCGGCCTGCAGTGCCTCGTCCGCCGCCTCACGCAGAAACGTCTGGAGCTTCGCGATGCTGACGAACACCCAGGGCGCCGGCTCGCACTCGAGCAGGTCCTCGTGAATATCGACCTTCGGGCTCGGGATATCCGGAAGCTCCATCCACAGCCGTAGATATCTGCCCCAGTCCTCCCGGGCGAGCCTTCCGGTCTTGAGGTGCGTGACACCCCGCAACTGGGTTTCATCGAAAATCAGATCGATCTCCTTTTCGAGACCGGTGTATTCCGTCTCGACGAAGAAGACCACCCCGCGGTCGGCCTTCTGGTGACAGAACCGGAGGAAGGCCCATCGGGAGTCCTGGTCCTCCCACTTGATATGCGGAATGATCACCGCGAGTCTTCGGCCCAATTGCGCCAGCGCGTCGGTGAGGGCGTGCCAGGAGTCGAAGTGGTCGGGCGAGTCGATCTCCGGGCCGCAGACTTCCGCGAATCCCGGTGTCTTCTTCAGCGCCTTGACGACGGTGCGGAAGATGCGGTCGATCACCGTACTGAGCTCCGGCGCTTCCGTGTGTCCGCTGGGCGACGACTCAAGATCGCGCCCGTTGTTCCGCACCCCGGTGACCGGCACGACGCAGACCGCACCGGACGGCTCACGCCTGCACCATGGCTTCGAGCTCTCGTCCCGGGGCTCGGTGTCGGGCCGGTCGGCGTCGCCGTCCTTGGGCTCTTCCAGTCCCGAGACGAACTCATGGACGCAGCGGTGCAGGAGACTGCTTTTTCCGGTGCCGGGCAGTCCGCTCACCACGACCAGGTGCCCGCGTCCGTCCCGGTCCGGGGTGATGTTGCGCGCGACCTGCACCAGCTGGTTGCGGAAGGTGTGTACCGCCACGGGCACGTGTTCGAGTTCCACCCACAGGTCCTCGTGACCTTCGATGCACCACGGAACCAGTGGCTCGTACGGGAGCCACGGCGGTTCACCCCCCGCGGGAGGCGTTCCGAACATGTTGCAGTGGATGTACGGCATGGTGTGTTCCCCCGAGGTCGTGCTCCCGGGCGTCCCGTCCCCTTGGATCGCCCGGTGTCGTACATGGTGTGCGGTGGCGCCGGGGTGCCGGCGAGGCGCGCGACGGACCCATGCCTCCCCCTGACTCATCCGGGTTCCGGTTTCCATTCCTGGCTCATGGCCGCGGGAGCCTGCTGAGGCTCCGGTGCGGTGGAGAGGTCCTGCCGCCACCTGTCGACGCGGGCCCACTGGAAGGTGTGGTGGAGGAGGTTGACCGTCACGATCGCGGGTCCGACGACACCCACCGTGCCGGGGAACCTCGGTTCCAGGGCGAGGGCGAGGAGGATCGCGGTGATGCCGTTCTGCTGACCGAATCCGAGATGGGCGAGATCCGGCCAGGTCAGCCGGGGGCGCACCAGCCGGCTGATGAGCAGGGTGACGAGCAGCTGCGCGGCGAAGGCGCTCACGCCGAGGACGAGCCCTTCCCGCAGGAAGACCTCACCGGACGCGAGGACCACGCCGAGGACGGCCGAGGCGGCGAGGAAGGCCAGGGCGACCGCCGTGTCGAGGCCCGCGCCGAAGCGGCCCAGGCGCACCAGCAGTCCGGTCAGGGCCACGGCGAGGACCATCATGTCCTGCGCGGCGAACAGGATCAGCGCGACCACCAGCGCCAGCGCCACGACGTCGGCGGCCGGCCGCCGGGTACCGTGCCGCCGCCCGCGCCCGAGCCAGGCGGCGGCCGCCCACCAGAGGGCCGCCACCAGGACGAACAGTCCCAGGTTGAGGAGCAGATCGCCGAACACCGTGGCGGTGTCCGTGACGACCGAGCCGTCACCGGCCGGTCCGGCGCCGTACCGGACGGCGAGGGCGGAGAAGTAGAGCGTGAGCAGGACCGTCATGGGGTCGTCGAAGGCGGCCCAGACCGACAGGATCGCCTTGGCCCGCGGCGACACCCGGTCGCTCTTCTGTGTGGCGGCCACCGACAAGGGGTCGATCTGCGCCACGGCGATGCCCAGGACGAGGTATTCCGGCCTGTCGAAGGCCAGCACCATGACGGTGGCGATGAGTGAGGCTTTGACGAGGACGCCGACGGTGACGGCGACCAGGACGACCTTGAGGGAGCGTCTGACTTCGGCGAAGTCGATGTCGTGCGTACTGCCGTAGAGTCCGATCGCGAGAAGCAGTCCTGCGGCGTACTGGTATCCGGCCGCGTGCGAGAGGTTCTCCGGGTCGGTCAGCAACCCCAGGATCGCCCCGCCGGCCAGAGCGACACAGGCGCCCACGACGACACGCGGCAGGCCTGCGCTGGTTCTGCCTCGTAACCGGCTCAGTCCCAATGCCATTGCTCCGTCCGCCCTGATATCGGGTTTCGTCGCGCGGCGTGGGTCCGGGAACCATGAGGTTCGTCATTGTCGTGGCAGCGCGGGTGGTTCATCATGCACCACACGCGTACCACCGCAGTCAAAGATCGGCTGACAAGCAACGCCTTCTCACCCCCCGTAGCTGCCCGCTCGACAAGGCGCACCCAATTCAGCGTATCGGGATAGTCGCCCGTCGGGCAGGGGATCGACGCCTCTCTTGTTGCTCATACGGATCACCGGGCCCAAGGACGCCGATCAGGCACGCACAGTACGCGGACGGGGGACGCCCGGGGGTTGACACCGGGCACCCGTTCACATTCCATCTGATCGGCGCCCCGGAATGGCAGGGAAATGCGCCGCTTCGTTCGAAAGTCGTCTCAGCACTGTGGACGGTCGGCCGCAACCACTCTGTGGTGGTGCCTGACCAGATCCGATTCAGGAGCGGCAGAGGGAGATCGGGGCCACATTCCCGGCGAGGGCAAGGTCACAGCCGCCCCCTCTGCTGTTCGCTCGTGTCCGTGACCTAGCATCCGAGCATGACGGTCCTGCCTGACGACGGGCTTGAGCTGGCCGGCGAGTTCCCTGACGTGCCCCATGAGCAGTGGCAGCGCCTTGTGGCGGGTGTGCTGCGCAAATCGGGCAAGGACGTCGAGGGGGCCGAGGCCGAGGAAGCCCTGTCCACCGCGCTGGAGGACGGGTTGCGCACCCGTCCCCTCTACACCGCCCACGACTCCGCGCCCGAGCCGGGCCTGCCCGGGTTCGCGCCCTTTGTGCGCGGCGGCCGCGCCGAGGGAAACACGGTCGGCGGCTGGGACGTACGGCAACGGCACACGGTGGCCGACCGTGACGCGGTGCTCGGGGACCTGGAGAACGGTGTCACCTCCCTCTGGCTGACGGTCGGGGTAGGCGGCATCGCGGTGCCGGACCTCGGCCGGGTCCTCGACGGCGTGTACCTCGACCTGGCACCCGTCGTCCTCGACGCGGGGTGTGATGCCGAGCCCGCCGCGCGGCAGTTGCTGCGGGTGTACGAGGAGCGGGGCGTCGCCCGGGACGCGGCGCGCGGCAATCTGGGCGCGGATCCGCTCGGGCACGAGGCCCGTACCGGCCGGCGGTGCGACACCGCGCCGGCGGCGGAGCTCGCACGGCTGTGCGCCGGGGAGTACCCGGGGCTGCGGGCGCTGACCGTGGACGCGCTGCCCTACCACGAGGCCGGTGGTTCGGCCGCCCAGG
Protein-coding regions in this window:
- the fxsT gene encoding FxSxx-COOH system tetratricopeptide repeat protein; protein product: MSEADGRVSRPRVTAFCSTAEDIGQTTTLLNTAVLLARSGRRVLVLDGRNADVRTRHYVRSVAPATALLPGEEGGPSVEEWFPSGAARPIGLATLKGPDPLAVVSGAGPDHPAFQGYDDVLIDAPLPRTEEQTAQLARLPDLLVVCFTADSSFIEDAAALAWGILRHTERRLDVIALALQTDWSHEDQLRIARDRVGPSFARLYGRPVRYLEIPYHAMSARSTRLGTELDGGNGFDERVLPALERLVAALDRPHPVAPTHVTLVHTSRHTVWADWIEAQLRALGLNVVRRAYGGRRPERPADDAAVLLLQPTTVRPDEQRALRALSDPGIRMVLIDGETLPPGFAHHQQIDLRRHDEQRAAELLLRGLSLPVPRRLPCSPHRFPSVPNSTNIAARSVTFVGREALLDDIRTALNGLAGQGRPCRLHGAPGVGKSEALLEFCHRFGGSYDVVWWLRADAPESVRASLAALGDALGEPTAQELSGHIRALRARADETGKRWLLVCDELDDTATLDEVSDLLPTPSADCHILFATRSGPGPAPSGAVQIPPFSRGESEALLLTLLPGLKPSHARDVVHRVGPLPLALHLAACWIGAEATRVGERDNLSGTQARQAAVEAFLDAFTDQQQSYGPGALAGTQILLRMARSSVRSSAAAEAWSHEPAGVAALNWLIDACALITGAGVDLRMLRSRPMRAALAQAGPDHTVDGRPVRPADVLLVDAALWVLHQHGLVDFDFARPGQPVRQHRVLRDLIVAGLGEEPRIETQLRAALGADLLGMVDGPAPPGSETVARRGRQIEALRLWEDTRPSVQQALLRHLADLVRTQEEEALKECLRVGRLALRSWTEHDSPEHRRLRALLSDAQHLRGAYAESGELALGVLREYRGNLGLTHPRSLLMADSYAANLGSAGHVADALDEALHVARGMVRLLGPRHAGTERVHRNLAWCYAAAGDYTEGMRLYRQVYEQRRAIGGDDDPAVRDMVPGLAEMHRLLGQDAESYQLLKHGWTPRSTARPAVNRVPITIVAENGLAVSERRLGDPDRAWERDTRALDMAVSVLGEQHMITQRCRFSLAIDHHLLGESGPAVEYAERCLHTLAGRYGPEHPSTHLCRMRLGVHLRGAGRPEEAREAGRTARRGLETVLGARHPWTLASAIALAGTLVACGAEEEAVELEESAQRGYDHLGLNRHPARAIAAGNLAMTRAGQRGAQDSGELPRVRRDIDVELFV
- a CDS encoding ATP-binding protein; this encodes MPYIHCNMFGTPPAGGEPPWLPYEPLVPWCIEGHEDLWVELEHVPVAVHTFRNQLVQVARNITPDRDGRGHLVVVSGLPGTGKSSLLHRCVHEFVSGLEEPKDGDADRPDTEPRDESSKPWCRREPSGAVCVVPVTGVRNNGRDLESSPSGHTEAPELSTVIDRIFRTVVKALKKTPGFAEVCGPEIDSPDHFDSWHALTDALAQLGRRLAVIIPHIKWEDQDSRWAFLRFCHQKADRGVVFFVETEYTGLEKEIDLIFDETQLRGVTHLKTGRLAREDWGRYLRLWMELPDIPSPKVDIHEDLLECEPAPWVFVSIAKLQTFLREAADEALQADEAYLRRSRIVLRFAEEEPKPDDFLRGGPSEPDAPEEDPSETAGLEPNELPDDEEDRRDEP